The genomic stretch TCGCGACCTGCACGTCGTGCTGCTCGGCCACATTCAGACAGTTGTCGATCGCCGCCGGCGTCGTGCCCCAGTCCTCGTGCAGCTTGAGGCCGATCACGCCCGCTTCGACCTGCTCGTTGAGCGGCCCCGGCAGGCTGGCGTTGCCCTTGCCGAAGAAGCCGAGGTTCATCGGGAAGGCTTCAGCCGCCTCGAGCATGCGATGGATGTGCCACGGCCCTGGCGTGCACGTGGTGGCGTAGGTGCCGGTCGCCGGCCCGGTGCCGCCCCCGAGCATGGTGGTGACGCCCGACATCAGCGCCTCTTCGATCTGCTGCGGGCAGATCCAGTGGATGTGGCTGTCGATGCCCCCGGCGGTGAGGATCATGCCCTCGCCGGCGATGACCTCGGTGCCCGCACCGACCGGAATGGTGACGCCGGGCTGGATGTCCGGGTTGCCGCCCTTGCCGATCTTCCAGATCTTGCCGTCCTTGAGGCCGACGTCCGCCTTGACGATGCCGGTGACGGCATCGACGATCAGCGCGTTGGTGATGATGGTGTCGGCCACCTCGGCCGAGAGCTGCTGCCCCTGACCCATGCCGTCGCGGATGACCTTGCCGCCGCCGAACTTCACCTCTTCACCGTAGATGGTGTGGTCCTGTTCGACTTCGAGAATCAGCCCGGTGTCGGCCAGTCGCACGCGGTCTCCCACGGTGGGGCCGAACATTTCCGCATAGGCGCGGCGTGTAATCTTTGCCATATCAGAGCGCTCCCATGACCTGGGCGTTGAAGCCGAACACCTTGCGCGCACCGTCGAGTGCGACCAGTTCGATCGTGCGCGACTGTCCCGGCTCGAAACGCACCGCCGTCCCGGCGGCAATGTTGAGGCGGAAACCGCGTGCAGCCGTGCGATCGAAGTCGAGCGCGGCATTGGTTTCGGCAAAGTGGTAGTGCGAGCCGACCTGGATCGGACGGTCGCCGGTATTCGTGACTGACAGCGTCAGCGTCGAGCGTCCGACATTGAGTTCGATCTCGCCGTCGAGCGGCATGAGTTCGCCTGGAATCATTTTCTTCTCCTGATGTGCCTGGCGGATCAACCGCCACGGGCGCCGAAGCGATAATCGCGCATGGCCTGTGAGCGCACCGGCGCAGCCTCGGGGGCCGGCGCGGGTACGACGGGTTCGACCACTGCAGCCGGTGCCAGCTTTTCGCGCAAACAGATGACGAGCAGCAAGAACGCCTCGTCGTCGGCGAGCTCTTCGATCTCGTCCAGCGTCGCCTTTGCATACGCCGGATCGGTCGTCATCGCCGTCAGATTCACGCTGCGCCCCAGCGTACGCTTCACCTGCAGCTTGAAGCGGGCCAGCAACCTTGCCAGTTCGATTTCGGCTTCGCTCATGATGGTCGCCGCCAATGCGTCAGATGATGGGGTTATGCACGGTGACCAGTTTCGTGCCGTCCGGGAAGGTGGCCTCGACCTGAATATCGGGAATCATCTCGGCCACGCCGTCCATCACGTCGTCGCGTGTGAGCAGGGTGGCGCCGTAGCTCATCAGCTCGGCCACGGTTTTGCCGTCGCGCGCACCTTCGAGGATCGCGCAGGTGATGAAGGCGACCGACTCCGGGTAGTTCAGCTTCAGGCCGCGCGCCCGACGTCGCTCGGCGAGCAGTCCGGCGGTGAAAATCAGCAGCTTGTCCTTCTCGCGTGGGCTCAGTTCCATCGATTTCTCCACGGCGCCAGTGGCGCCGCCATCAGTTGAT from Parazoarcus communis encodes the following:
- a CDS encoding urease subunit beta, whose translation is MIPGELMPLDGEIELNVGRSTLTLSVTNTGDRPIQVGSHYHFAETNAALDFDRTAARGFRLNIAAGTAVRFEPGQSRTIELVALDGARKVFGFNAQVMGAL
- the ureA gene encoding urease subunit gamma, with the translated sequence MELSPREKDKLLIFTAGLLAERRRARGLKLNYPESVAFITCAILEGARDGKTVAELMSYGATLLTRDDVMDGVAEMIPDIQVEATFPDGTKLVTVHNPII